The following coding sequences are from one Lolium rigidum isolate FL_2022 chromosome 6, APGP_CSIRO_Lrig_0.1, whole genome shotgun sequence window:
- the LOC124663005 gene encoding geranylgeranyl pyrophosphate synthase, chloroplastic-like — protein sequence MFRCILNNPKKATGNSVVDVTAGRNTRPRGGFSFDFEQYMSANGKAVNEALDRALPVCQPERLNESMRYSVLAGGKRVRPILAIAACELVGGSAAAATPVACAVEMVHTMSLIHDDMPCMDDDALRRGRPANHVAFGEDTALLSGDALLALAFGHLARGCADLGVVPAERALRAVAELGNAAGAGGVAAGQVADKASEGKPVSLAMLEYIHLHKTARLIEAAAVCGAIVGGGTDGQIESVRRYARSVGLLFQVVDDVLDVTRTSEQLGKTAGKDQAADKATYPKLLGVEQAQAYMAELLAMAEAELQGFDAERAAPLHHLARFIAYRQN from the coding sequence ATGTTCCGCTGCATCCTGAACAACCCCAAGAAAGCCACCGGGAACAGTGTCGTCGACGTCACCGCCGGCCGCAACACGAGGCCGCGAGGTGGATTCAGCTTCGACTTCGAGCAGTACATGTCTGCCAACGGCAAGGCTGTGAACGAAGCGCTGGACCGCGCCTTGCCTGTTTGCCAGCCCGAGCGCCTCAACGAGTCCATGCGCTACTCCGTCCTCGCTGGCGGCAAGCGTGTGCGCCCCATCCTCGCCATCGCCGCGTGCGAGCTCGTCGGCGGCTCCGCGGCCGCGGCCACCCCCGTCGCCTGCGCCGTGGAGATGGTCCACACCATGTCGCTCATCCACGACGACATGCCGTGCATGGACGACGACGCCCTTCGCCGCGGCCGCCCGGCCAACCACGTCGCCTTCGGCGAGGACACCGCGCTGCTCTCGGGCGACGCGCTCCTCGCTCTGGCGTTTGGGCACCTTGCCCGCGGCTGCGCGGACCTGGGTGTTGTCCCCGCGGAGCGCGCGCTTCGGGCCGTGGCCGAGCTCGGGAACGCCGCGGGTGCCGGGGGCGTGGCCGCCGGACAGGTCGCCGACAAGGCGTCCGAGGGCAAGCCCGTGAGCCTCGCCATGCTGGAGTATATCCACCTACATAAAACCGCGCGGCTCATCGAGGCCGCAGCCGTGTGCGGCGCCATTGTTGGTGGAGGTACGGACGGCCAGATTGAGAGTGTCCGGCGGTACGCGCGCTCCGTCGGCCTCCTCTTCCAGGTGGTGGACGACGTGCTGGACGTGACGCGCACGTCGGAGCAGCTCGGGAAGACGGCGGGTAAGGACCAGGCAGCCGACAAGGCCACGTACCCGAAGCTTCTGGGCGTCGAGCAGGCGCAGGCCTACATGGCCGAGCTCCTGGCGATGGCCGAGGCGGAGCTCCAGGGGTTCGACGCCGAGCGCGCCGCGCCGCTACACCATCTGGCAAGGTTCATTGCCTACAGGCAGAACTGA